One stretch of Synechococcus sp. PCC 7502 DNA includes these proteins:
- the tumA gene encoding antitoxin TumA, whose product MRKQRIIYTSPLDALVAVAKRLSLYETQQNMSSEDFFDRYSKGQLSDEAIFIEWANDYRHYFGLRQELEKRLQNVA is encoded by the coding sequence ATGAGAAAACAACGAATTATTTATACTTCACCTTTGGATGCGCTGGTTGCTGTGGCTAAGCGTTTGAGTTTATATGAGACTCAGCAAAACATGAGTTCTGAGGACTTTTTTGATCGCTATAGTAAGGGGCAACTTTCTGATGAGGCGATTTTTATTGAATGGGCAAATGATTATCGTCACTATTTTGGGCTGCGTCAGGAATTAGAAAAACGGTTACAGAATGTTGCATAA